One genomic region from Sphingobacterium multivorum encodes:
- a CDS encoding TonB-dependent receptor: MKGKPMLRHGREVQLSLPSNNRSYSADSIRIYLKRWKHQWVLTKKEYLSGIYYNNIYHTTFMNKTLSFLAIPMISSVFSVAQAQTNKVIEGILINEKSEPITGATVKLSNTGVTTSTDSEGHFAFHKLSSKTYHIEIKAIGYGKHTMEVNVTDETTNLGPIILKDQSQAIDEVAVYGKYYEHYKFDSISGSLRLKTPILELPQNIQVISSDLMADQQVFDIVDGITRNVSGATRQGHWDNQYANIRMRGSKIPAFRNGMNIEASWGPTAEDASMIERIEFVKGPAGFMLANGEPGGFYNVVTKKPTGNTKGSVTLNTGSFSTYRAAVDLDGKLRKDGKLLYRLNVAGQQKDFFTKYNYSNRLVIAPVVTYKVDSLTNLTFEYTYQGSTYLSNGNYTFSPKGFADPGIANDFFYGDPSMEPGKLKDHSAYIYLDRKLNENWKLHAQMAYFNFDMKATSTWLNYMKANGDMPRYYSIADEHGENSFGQVSLNGEEYTGSVRHRILVGADYGNKKFWGDFRTILDSIPSAPLNVYDPKYGIPGSVFPTLDRSQSVKVRAGGSNYVTSTNYMSFYAHDELAFLEEKLRLSLGLRYTINETIGKTSVADRTDKAFTPRVGLSYSIDKSMSVYGLFDQSFVPVAGTDWEGNAFKPIRGNDLEAGVKKEWMGGKWISTLSAYTIARKNALVADPDPSHVVNGVSFQTQLGETRSKGIEFDVTGEIIKGLNVNANYALTDSKISKDTKEENIGNITPNTAKHTANAFVSYRIQDGKVRGLGFMGSVQGMFDRAVGTTKESNFKNYLRTDAGISYQKGKYAISVVINNVLDNRKLLTAGSISKASAAVQKLGGVDYYSYIVEARRNFRMGVTYKF; encoded by the coding sequence ATGAAGGGAAAGCCTATGCTTCGGCATGGCAGGGAAGTACAACTTTCATTACCGTCAAATAATCGCAGCTATAGCGCAGACAGCATAAGGATCTATCTGAAACGATGGAAACACCAATGGGTCCTTACAAAAAAAGAATATCTAAGCGGTATCTACTATAACAACATCTACCATACTACATTCATGAATAAAACTTTATCCTTTCTAGCTATTCCTATGATTAGTTCGGTGTTTTCTGTTGCACAGGCGCAGACGAACAAAGTCATTGAAGGAATTCTTATCAATGAAAAATCCGAACCTATCACAGGGGCGACAGTAAAATTAAGCAATACGGGTGTGACCACCAGCACAGATAGTGAGGGGCATTTCGCTTTTCATAAGCTTTCATCCAAAACCTATCATATCGAGATTAAAGCGATCGGTTACGGTAAGCATACGATGGAAGTGAACGTAACAGATGAGACGACAAACCTTGGTCCCATCATCTTGAAAGACCAATCGCAAGCTATCGACGAAGTTGCGGTTTATGGTAAATACTATGAGCATTATAAGTTTGACAGTATCTCCGGATCGTTACGCCTTAAAACACCAATCCTAGAGCTGCCTCAAAATATACAGGTTATTTCTTCCGATTTAATGGCAGATCAACAGGTTTTCGACATTGTTGATGGTATTACGCGTAATGTTAGTGGTGCAACACGTCAGGGCCATTGGGACAACCAATATGCCAATATCCGTATGCGTGGCTCTAAGATCCCCGCGTTCCGTAATGGGATGAACATCGAAGCTTCTTGGGGGCCTACAGCCGAAGATGCAAGTATGATCGAACGGATCGAATTTGTAAAAGGACCCGCCGGTTTTATGCTTGCCAATGGCGAACCTGGCGGCTTTTATAATGTGGTAACAAAAAAACCTACCGGAAATACCAAGGGATCTGTTACCCTGAATACAGGGAGCTTCAGTACCTATCGCGCTGCCGTTGATCTGGATGGTAAATTGCGCAAAGATGGCAAACTGCTTTACCGTCTGAATGTGGCCGGACAACAAAAAGATTTTTTTACAAAATATAATTACAGTAACCGGCTTGTTATAGCGCCAGTGGTTACCTATAAAGTAGATTCTTTGACGAACTTAACATTTGAATACACCTACCAAGGGTCTACCTACCTGTCAAATGGTAATTATACGTTCTCACCCAAAGGATTTGCCGATCCGGGTATTGCCAATGACTTCTTCTATGGTGATCCCTCCATGGAGCCCGGAAAGCTAAAAGACCATAGTGCCTATATTTATCTGGACCGCAAACTAAACGAAAACTGGAAATTGCATGCACAGATGGCCTATTTCAATTTTGATATGAAAGCCACCAGTACATGGCTGAATTACATGAAAGCCAATGGCGATATGCCACGTTATTACAGTATTGCCGACGAACATGGTGAAAATAGTTTTGGTCAGGTTTCTTTAAACGGAGAAGAATATACCGGAAGCGTTCGTCATCGGATTTTGGTGGGAGCCGACTATGGTAATAAGAAGTTCTGGGGCGATTTTAGAACGATTTTAGATTCGATTCCTTCAGCTCCGCTCAACGTCTATGATCCTAAATACGGTATTCCAGGCAGTGTATTCCCTACGCTGGATCGTTCGCAGAGTGTAAAGGTCCGTGCGGGCGGTAGCAACTACGTGACTTCAACAAACTATATGTCATTCTACGCGCACGATGAATTGGCGTTCCTGGAAGAGAAATTGCGTTTATCGCTTGGCTTACGCTATACAATTAATGAGACCATAGGAAAAACGTCTGTAGCTGACAGAACCGATAAAGCATTTACGCCGAGGGTAGGGTTGAGCTATTCGATCGATAAATCCATGAGTGTATATGGCTTGTTTGATCAATCTTTTGTTCCTGTCGCTGGTACCGACTGGGAAGGTAATGCTTTCAAACCAATACGCGGAAATGATTTAGAAGCAGGTGTTAAGAAAGAGTGGATGGGTGGAAAATGGATCTCCACGTTAAGTGCCTACACTATTGCCCGTAAAAATGCGCTGGTAGCTGACCCCGATCCGAGCCACGTCGTTAATGGTGTGTCATTCCAGACCCAATTGGGAGAAACCAGAAGCAAGGGTATCGAATTTGATGTCACCGGTGAAATTATTAAGGGGCTGAATGTGAATGCAAATTATGCTTTGACAGATTCGAAGATCTCCAAAGATACCAAAGAAGAAAATATAGGTAATATCACTCCGAATACGGCCAAACATACAGCCAATGCATTTGTATCCTATCGTATTCAGGATGGGAAAGTGCGTGGACTTGGCTTTATGGGAAGTGTTCAGGGAATGTTTGACCGTGCAGTTGGGACAACAAAAGAAAGTAATTTCAAAAATTATCTGCGTACCGATGCAGGCATCAGCTATCAAAAAGGGAAGTATGCCATTTCGGTCGTAATCAATAATGTGTTGGACAACCGCAAATTGCTGACTGCTGGATCGATCTCCAAAGCAAGTGCGGCCGTTCAGAAGCTCGGTGGTGTGGATTATTATTCCTATATCGTC
- a CDS encoding DUF4198 domain-containing protein — protein sequence MKILISFFTFLTVLLCSHTSHAHALWIESSSYGTLNQSHEVKVYYGEFATNERDQVDKWYSDVKDFSLMLHAPGQEPVKLQLTNQGDHFSGSFQPTAAGTYFLSIVKAPKDLGGKTKYEFSSLVPVIVGKSATLDYKNVKSPLQIELLGAANAKKGQRIQAKITSFGKAVPQAKVSVFSTTGWGKEFVADEHGILTFDAIWAGPYVLEASTFAETAGEHEGKAYASAWQGSTTFITVK from the coding sequence ATGAAAATTTTAATTTCATTTTTCACATTTCTTACGGTATTACTGTGTAGTCATACTAGTCATGCCCATGCCCTTTGGATTGAATCATCTTCTTATGGAACGTTAAACCAATCCCATGAAGTCAAGGTATATTACGGCGAGTTTGCAACGAATGAAAGAGATCAGGTCGACAAATGGTACTCCGACGTGAAGGACTTCTCATTAATGTTACATGCCCCGGGACAGGAACCCGTCAAGCTTCAATTGACGAATCAAGGCGATCACTTTAGCGGTTCATTCCAACCTACAGCAGCCGGAACCTATTTCCTATCCATTGTTAAAGCACCTAAAGATCTAGGCGGTAAAACGAAATATGAATTTTCTTCCTTAGTGCCTGTTATCGTAGGAAAGTCTGCAACACTCGATTATAAAAATGTAAAAAGCCCATTGCAAATTGAGTTGCTTGGTGCGGCTAACGCAAAAAAGGGGCAACGTATACAAGCAAAGATCACCAGCTTCGGCAAAGCTGTTCCACAGGCCAAAGTTTCTGTTTTTTCGACTACCGGTTGGGGAAAAGAGTTTGTTGCGGACGAGCATGGCATCCTGACATTTGACGCAATATGGGCTGGTCCATACGTCTTGGAAGCAAGTACGTTTGCTGAAACTGCAGGTGAACATGAAGGGAAAGCCTATGCTTCGGCATGGCAGGGAAGTACAACTTTCATTACCGTCAAATAA
- a CDS encoding MBL fold metallo-hydrolase produces the protein MKYCAIASGSNGNCYYVAKDDSAILIDAGINSKHIHLRMYNLGILPTQIKAIFITHEHSDHIRGLSVFAKKYNLPVYITKGSYDGTRLHLPSHLVHIISPDEVVEIGGLKVYGIPKYHDAKEPCSFLVSDGTYNIGVLTDIGRPCENVQHVIQHSDVLLLESNYDEEMLRTGRYSYFLKNRISSGWGHLSNRVAVELFNAYKTDRLKHLILTHLSGENNTVDLVQQTFEPHCERIQLHVATRYQETELFDLKLVLENHVASFSILSALSS, from the coding sequence ATGAAATATTGTGCAATCGCCTCCGGCAGTAATGGGAACTGTTATTATGTCGCTAAAGATGATTCTGCTATCTTGATAGATGCTGGAATCAACAGCAAGCATATACACCTGCGGATGTACAATCTGGGTATTTTACCGACTCAGATCAAAGCAATTTTCATTACCCATGAACATTCTGATCATATTAGGGGCCTATCTGTATTTGCCAAAAAATATAATTTACCGGTTTATATTACCAAGGGAAGTTACGATGGCACCCGTTTGCATCTTCCATCCCATTTGGTCCATATCATTTCTCCTGATGAGGTTGTTGAAATTGGAGGACTTAAGGTGTACGGTATTCCCAAATATCACGATGCCAAAGAACCATGCAGCTTTCTAGTCTCAGATGGAACATACAATATCGGTGTCCTGACAGATATTGGACGACCTTGCGAAAATGTGCAGCATGTTATTCAACATTCGGATGTATTGCTCCTGGAATCAAATTATGACGAGGAGATGTTGCGTACAGGACGCTATTCGTATTTTCTGAAAAATCGCATCAGCAGTGGTTGGGGACACCTGTCAAATCGCGTTGCCGTCGAATTGTTTAACGCCTATAAAACCGACCGTCTGAAACATCTTATCCTCACTCACCTCTCCGGCGAAAATAATACAGTCGATCTGGTGCAGCAAACTTTCGAACCACATTGCGAACGTATCCAGCTGCATGTCGCGACACGTTACCAGGAAACAGAATTATTCGACCTGAAACTTGTGCTGGAAAACCATGTGGCATCTTTTTCAATCCTTTCCGCACTCTCTTCCTAA
- a CDS encoding L-serine ammonia-lyase has product MSKEQISVFDMFKIGIGPSSSHTLGPWRAAQQFTAVLRSKGVLHEVEQVKILLYGSLAKTGAGHGTDIAVLLGLSGDDPVTFDVNSVMPKVEHIKTVGELEVAGERTIPFSYPEDLLFLYAESLPFHPNAVTFQAFLSNGKAMTETYYSIGGGFVVQENDTEGVLSEVDLPFPVDTAQELLHWTMKTGLKISELVLENECAWREESETVAGVLNIYKTIHECIYRGCHTGGTLPGGLNVERRAAKLNKKLMQGRTYQDYESWVAAIREGGQNFQYILDWVSCFALAVNEENASFGRVVTAPTNGASGVIPAVLQYYITFHDGMLENKIIQFILTASEIGSIFKKNATISAAMGGCQAEIGVSSAMAAGALTEVLGGSQRQVLMAAEIAMEHHLGLTCDPIGGLVQIPCIERNTMGAIKAITAAQLALQSNPDKAKVSLDTVVKTMWETALDMNAKYKETADGGLAVNIPLSLPEC; this is encoded by the coding sequence ATGAGCAAAGAACAAATATCCGTTTTTGACATGTTTAAGATTGGTATAGGACCCTCGAGTTCGCATACCTTGGGACCTTGGCGTGCAGCCCAGCAATTTACAGCTGTTCTCAGGTCAAAAGGTGTCTTGCATGAAGTCGAACAAGTCAAAATCCTGCTGTATGGTTCTTTGGCCAAAACCGGTGCTGGGCACGGTACCGATATTGCTGTGCTCCTGGGACTAAGTGGAGATGATCCGGTTACCTTTGATGTCAATAGCGTGATGCCCAAGGTCGAGCATATTAAGACTGTCGGTGAACTGGAAGTTGCTGGCGAAAGGACGATTCCTTTTTCCTATCCGGAAGACCTCTTGTTTCTATATGCGGAAAGTTTACCTTTTCACCCCAACGCAGTGACCTTTCAGGCATTCCTATCGAATGGGAAGGCAATGACCGAAACCTATTATTCGATAGGGGGTGGTTTTGTGGTGCAGGAAAATGATACGGAAGGTGTTTTGTCTGAAGTGGACCTCCCGTTTCCTGTCGATACTGCACAGGAACTCTTGCATTGGACGATGAAAACGGGGCTGAAAATCTCTGAGCTGGTCCTTGAAAATGAATGTGCATGGCGTGAGGAAAGTGAAACCGTGGCAGGCGTATTGAATATTTATAAAACAATACATGAATGTATCTACCGGGGCTGTCATACCGGCGGGACATTACCCGGAGGATTGAATGTCGAACGTAGGGCAGCCAAGCTAAATAAGAAATTAATGCAGGGCCGAACCTACCAAGATTACGAGTCCTGGGTAGCGGCCATCCGCGAGGGCGGCCAAAACTTTCAATATATTCTGGATTGGGTAAGTTGTTTTGCACTTGCCGTAAATGAGGAGAACGCCTCTTTCGGACGTGTGGTTACAGCTCCTACCAATGGAGCTTCAGGCGTTATCCCAGCGGTGTTGCAATATTACATTACTTTCCACGACGGAATGCTTGAAAATAAAATTATCCAATTTATTCTTACCGCATCCGAGATCGGATCGATATTTAAGAAAAATGCAACCATTTCAGCCGCAATGGGCGGTTGTCAGGCCGAGATTGGCGTTTCATCAGCGATGGCAGCCGGTGCGCTGACAGAAGTGCTGGGCGGATCACAGCGCCAGGTGCTGATGGCTGCTGAAATTGCCATGGAACATCACCTCGGATTGACATGTGATCCAATCGGTGGACTGGTGCAGATTCCTTGCATCGAACGCAACACAATGGGAGCCATTAAAGCCATTACTGCGGCACAGTTAGCACTGCAATCGAATCCGGATAAAGCAAAAGTAAGTTTGGATACGGTGGTTAAAACCATGTGGGAGACTGCTTTGGATATGAATGCCAAATATAAGGAAACAGCAGATGGTGGATTGGCCGTCAATATTCCATTGAGTTTGCCGGAATGTTAA
- a CDS encoding glycoside hydrolase family 10 protein, whose product MTGKTYLYSFFTIVICLFSIRTYSQQLPKREFRGVWVATIGNIDWPSVKAGNNVAQQKQEFIDLLDQHRSAGLNAIILQVRPAADAFYAKGREPWSRYLTGKQGLPPSPFYDPLEFAITEAHKRGMELHAWFNPYRASTTLNPAHFSDDHITKRHPEWFFTYAGKKLFNPGIPEVRKYIIDVIIDVVKNYDVDGIHFDDYFYPYPDSRNTPVPDQITFGQYNNGIEKIDDWRRNNVNLLVHDLGVAIKKIKPYVKYGISPCGVWDNKENNSAGSDTRGLSAYRELYADGVKWMQEGWIDYINPQIYFPFKNRAAAYEILVDWWQKHTYGRHFYVGHGAYRVTENKIGWTDRSQIPRQVRHLREEHDVAGSIYFSSKSLTDNLVGLQDSMRNDLYRTPALPPTMPWLDSIPPNAPFGLLVKNSSNGKMNTLFWQKPDAATDGESAYGYVIYRFNLNEKVSLKDPGKIIFITFDGDKLQYTDDDIKQHQQYKYVVTAIDRMKNESKPSDSRTANEEI is encoded by the coding sequence ATGACGGGAAAAACATATTTATATTCTTTTTTTACCATTGTTATCTGTTTATTTTCGATTAGAACGTATTCCCAGCAACTACCTAAGCGGGAGTTTCGCGGCGTCTGGGTTGCAACCATAGGTAATATTGACTGGCCCTCTGTCAAAGCGGGCAATAATGTCGCACAGCAAAAACAGGAGTTTATTGATTTACTGGACCAGCACCGCAGCGCGGGACTGAATGCCATTATTTTGCAGGTACGTCCGGCTGCCGACGCATTTTACGCGAAGGGCAGAGAACCATGGAGTAGATATCTAACCGGAAAACAAGGCCTGCCTCCATCGCCATTCTATGATCCTCTGGAATTTGCCATTACCGAGGCTCACAAAAGAGGGATGGAACTACATGCCTGGTTCAATCCGTACCGTGCTTCGACAACATTAAATCCGGCTCATTTTTCGGATGACCATATTACTAAGCGTCACCCGGAATGGTTCTTCACCTATGCTGGCAAGAAGCTTTTCAACCCAGGTATTCCGGAAGTTCGCAAATATATTATTGATGTCATCATAGATGTGGTCAAAAACTACGATGTAGATGGCATTCATTTCGATGATTATTTTTATCCCTATCCCGATAGCAGAAATACACCGGTACCGGATCAGATTACCTTTGGTCAATATAATAATGGGATTGAGAAAATTGACGACTGGCGCCGCAACAATGTCAACCTGCTGGTGCACGATCTTGGCGTTGCCATCAAAAAGATAAAACCATATGTCAAATATGGCATTAGTCCTTGTGGGGTATGGGACAACAAAGAAAATAACAGTGCCGGGTCAGATACCCGTGGTCTGAGTGCTTACCGGGAACTGTATGCTGACGGTGTCAAATGGATGCAGGAAGGTTGGATCGATTATATCAATCCACAGATCTACTTTCCTTTCAAAAATCGCGCAGCAGCCTATGAGATCTTGGTTGACTGGTGGCAGAAACACACCTATGGCCGTCACTTTTATGTCGGGCATGGAGCTTATCGTGTTACCGAAAATAAAATCGGCTGGACAGACCGCAGTCAGATCCCCAGACAGGTACGCCACTTAAGGGAGGAGCACGATGTGGCGGGAAGTATTTATTTCAGTTCCAAATCACTTACGGACAATCTTGTTGGACTGCAGGATTCCATGCGAAATGACCTGTACCGTACACCGGCTTTACCCCCTACCATGCCTTGGTTAGATAGTATCCCACCCAATGCACCTTTTGGCCTGCTGGTGAAAAATTCATCCAATGGTAAAATGAACACCTTATTTTGGCAAAAACCGGATGCGGCCACTGATGGGGAGTCGGCTTATGGCTACGTGATCTATCGATTCAACCTTAACGAAAAAGTAAGTCTCAAGGATCCTGGGAAAATCATTTTTATCACTTTTGACGGGGATAAACTTCAATATACCGATGACGATATCAAACAACATCAACAGTATAAGTATGTTGTGACAGCGATTGATCGCATGAAAAATGAAAGTAAGCCCTCCGATAGCAGGACCGCCAATGAAGAGATTTAA
- a CDS encoding glycoside hydrolase family 3 protein: MFKKLGLGILALVGTISFLKAQDKKDFVKYINSQHAWVDAVFNTLTPKEKVAQLFLVRAHTNLGQKYIDSVAQVIQDQHLGGLVVFQGGPVRHVDMFNRYQSLSKVPLMVTFDGEWGLGMRMPDSTLSFPYQMTLGAVQDNQLIYRMGREVALDFQRIGMHFNFAPDVDINNNPKNPVIGIRSFGDNKYNVTQKAKAYMDGMVDGGILASIKHFPGHGDTDVDSHYDLPQLPFDKKRLDTLELYPFKELIKAGAPAVMVAHMNIPSLDDTPNMPSSISKKVVTDLLRNELGFKGLTVTDAMDMKGVKKFFPNGEADVQAIIAGHDLLEVSENSKRAIDLIVKAIEEGRIAQADIDARVKRVLAAKLWLGLDKYQSTSQQNLYHDLHRASAVQLIDELSNAAITALNSTEKLKSFKKDLPTAIINIGITANQTFQNELASALTNETQYFITDSTSKEDIKRLTKEIKKNKQFIIAVHDTRLRPRPTMVLNKDVQGLMKKFAKKSILTLFTNAYAVDGFEASKKAKTILLAYQNDAFMQKAAVKTILGQNTPKGKLPVTINKKFKYGQGK, translated from the coding sequence ATGTTCAAAAAACTCGGTCTGGGAATATTGGCATTAGTCGGCACAATTTCTTTTTTGAAAGCTCAGGACAAAAAAGATTTTGTGAAATACATCAACTCCCAGCATGCATGGGTCGATGCGGTATTCAATACGTTGACGCCAAAAGAAAAAGTCGCACAGCTATTTTTGGTTAGGGCACACACCAATTTAGGACAGAAATATATTGACTCCGTGGCTCAGGTTATACAGGATCAACATTTGGGCGGTCTCGTTGTTTTTCAGGGTGGTCCTGTCCGCCATGTCGATATGTTCAATCGGTATCAATCCCTGTCCAAGGTCCCTTTGATGGTGACATTTGATGGCGAGTGGGGATTAGGCATGCGTATGCCGGATTCTACGTTGTCGTTCCCTTATCAGATGACTTTAGGAGCCGTTCAGGATAATCAGCTGATCTATCGCATGGGACGTGAGGTTGCTTTAGACTTCCAACGTATAGGTATGCATTTCAATTTTGCCCCCGATGTGGATATCAACAATAACCCTAAAAATCCCGTCATCGGTATTCGCTCCTTTGGTGATAATAAATATAATGTAACCCAGAAAGCTAAAGCGTATATGGACGGTATGGTGGATGGTGGTATCCTGGCTTCCATTAAACACTTCCCGGGGCATGGCGATACAGATGTGGATTCTCATTATGATCTGCCGCAACTACCATTCGACAAAAAACGCTTGGATACCCTGGAGTTGTATCCGTTCAAAGAGCTTATCAAAGCTGGCGCTCCTGCTGTTATGGTGGCCCACATGAACATTCCGAGTTTAGATGACACACCTAATATGCCGTCTTCCATCTCTAAAAAGGTTGTAACCGATCTTTTGCGCAACGAACTTGGCTTTAAAGGACTAACAGTCACTGACGCAATGGATATGAAAGGTGTAAAGAAGTTTTTTCCAAATGGAGAAGCCGACGTACAGGCAATTATTGCGGGGCATGATTTACTTGAAGTGTCCGAGAATAGCAAGCGTGCGATCGATTTGATTGTAAAAGCTATTGAAGAAGGACGTATCGCGCAGGCTGATATTGATGCGCGTGTAAAACGAGTGCTTGCCGCTAAGCTCTGGCTTGGTTTAGATAAATATCAGTCGACTTCACAACAGAATCTATACCATGATTTGCATCGCGCCTCAGCAGTTCAGCTTATTGACGAGCTGTCTAATGCAGCGATCACCGCTTTGAACTCAACAGAAAAATTAAAATCCTTCAAAAAGGATTTACCTACGGCTATTATCAACATTGGTATTACAGCCAATCAGACTTTCCAAAATGAATTGGCTAGTGCGCTAACAAATGAAACGCAATATTTCATCACGGATAGCACAAGTAAGGAAGATATCAAGCGCCTTACCAAAGAAATCAAGAAGAACAAACAATTTATTATTGCCGTACACGATACGAGACTTCGTCCACGTCCGACCATGGTATTAAATAAAGATGTTCAGGGCCTGATGAAGAAATTTGCGAAAAAATCAATCCTGACTTTATTTACCAATGCCTATGCTGTGGATGGATTTGAAGCATCGAAAAAAGCAAAAACAATTTTGCTGGCCTATCAAAATGATGCCTTCATGCAGAAAGCGGCGGTGAAAACTATTTTAGGGCAAAATACGCCGAAAGGAAAACTCCCTGTCACGATCAACAAAAAATTTAAATACGGACAGGGGAAATAA
- a CDS encoding TetR/AcrR family transcriptional regulator translates to MKESVLSRKERIMKEALLLFSEQGYTNTSTKTIAQNAGVSEALIFKHFGNKDALLVYLIKSGYRKVLTHHRGMMTYREPKEFLRTMINLPGKLVSAEPIFWRLQERLSHHPFSKQQHEQFMKPVQPIIHRAFKELGYESPEFETEFLLLIIDTLWKKEAIGELENTMELTLFLEKKYNLI, encoded by the coding sequence ATGAAAGAAAGTGTTTTGAGTAGAAAAGAGCGTATTATGAAAGAAGCATTGTTGCTTTTCTCAGAGCAAGGCTATACGAATACCTCTACCAAAACGATTGCCCAAAATGCGGGAGTCTCCGAAGCATTAATCTTCAAACATTTTGGGAATAAAGACGCCCTGTTGGTTTATTTGATTAAATCCGGTTATCGTAAGGTTCTTACACATCACCGCGGCATGATGACCTATCGTGAGCCAAAAGAATTTCTGCGCACGATGATCAATCTACCAGGCAAGCTAGTCAGTGCAGAACCCATATTTTGGAGATTGCAGGAGCGTCTGTCTCATCACCCTTTTTCCAAACAGCAGCACGAACAATTTATGAAACCTGTTCAGCCTATTATCCACCGTGCTTTTAAAGAACTGGGGTATGAGAGTCCCGAGTTTGAAACGGAATTCCTATTACTGATCATAGATACCCTATGGAAAAAAGAGGCTATTGGAGAACTCGAAAATACCATGGAGCTGACCCTCTTCTTGGAGAAAAAGTATAACCTGATATAG